Proteins from one Balaenoptera musculus isolate JJ_BM4_2016_0621 chromosome 7, mBalMus1.pri.v3, whole genome shotgun sequence genomic window:
- the EN1 gene encoding homeobox protein engrailed-1, whose translation MEEQQPEPKSQRDSGLGAAAAVAAAAAPGSLSLSLSPGASGSSGSDGDSVPVSPQPAPPSPPAAPCLPPLAHHSHLPPHPPPPPPPPQQHLAAPAHQPQPAAQLHRTTNFFIDNILRPDFGCKKEPPPPQLLVAAAAAAGGGAGGGRVERDRSQTGAGRDPVHPLGTRAPGAASLLCAPDANCGPPDGSPPATAGGASASKAGNPAVAAAAAAAAAVAAAAAAAAAKPSDSGGGSGGGVGSPGAQGAKYPEHSNPAILLMGSANGGPVVKTDSQQPLVWPAWVYCTRYSDRPSSGPRTRKLKKKKNEKEDKRPRTAFTAEQLQRLKAEFQANRYITEQRRQTLAQELSLNESQIKIWFQNKRAKIKKATGIKNGLALHLMAQGLYNHSTTTVQDKDESE comes from the exons ATGGAAGAACAGCAGCCGGAACCTAAAAGTCAGCGCGACTCGGGCCTCGGCGCGGCGGCGgcagtggcggcggcggcggcccccgGCAGCCTCAGCCTGAGCCTCAGCCCCGGCGCCAGCGGCAGCAGCGGCAGCGATGGAGACAGCGTGCCGGTGTCTCCGCAGCCCGCGCCCCCCTCGCCGCCCGCGGCGCCCTGCCTGCCGCCCCTGGCCCACCACTCGCATCTCCCCccgcaccccccgcccccgccgccgccgccgcagcagcATCTCGCGGCGCCTGCTCACCAGCCGCAGCCCGCGGCCCAGCTGCACCGCACCACCAACTTTTTCATCGACAACATCCTGAGGCCGGACTTCGGCTGCAAAaaggagccgccgccgccgcagctcctggtggcggcggcggcggcggccggaggAGGCGCAGGAGGAGGTCGGGTCGAGCGTGACAGAAGCCAGACCGGCGCAGGTAGAGACCCTGTCCACCCGCTGGGCACGAGGGCGCCAGGCGCCGCCTCACTCCTGTGCGCCCCGGACGCGAACTGTGGCCCACCCGACGGTTCCCCGCCAGCCACCGCCGGCGGAGCGAGTGCGTCCAAAGCTGGGAACCCGgcagtggcggcggcggcggcggctgcggcggccgtggcagcggcggcggcagcagcggcggccAAACCTTCGGACAGCGGCGGTGGCAGTGGAGGCGGCGTGGGGAGCCCGGGAGCGCAGGGTGCTAAGTACCCGGAGCACAGCAACCCGGCCATCCTGCTAATGGGCTCAGCCAACGGCGGGCCCGTAGTCAAAACTGACTCGCAGCAGCCCCTCGTGTGGCCCGCCTGGGTCTACTGCACGCGCTACTCGGATCGTCCGTCCTCCG GTCCGCGCACCAGAAAgctaaagaagaagaagaacgaGAAGGAGGACAAGCGGCCGCGGACGGCGTTCACGGCCGAGCAGCTGCAGAGACTCAAGGCGGAGTTCCAGGCGAACCGCTACATCACCGAGCAGCGGCGGCAGACCCTGGCCCAGGAGCTCAGCCTCAACGAGTCCCAGATCAAGATCTGGTTCCAGAACAAGCGCGCCAAGATCAAGAAAGCCACGGGCATCAAGAACGGCCTGGCGCTGCACCTCATGGCGCAGGGACTATACAACCACTCAACCACTACGGTCCAGGACAAAGACGAGAGCGAGTAG